The genomic DNA catttctccttcggtggataGTATTTctaaggagggatgttacagatGTCATGAGTGGGacaactaaatttatatttgaaagcaTGAATATTTATCATGGCTAGACGATATGATTTTATTTCCAGAAGGCTGAATAGTTGATGCATGGTTTGATCATAGTTTGGTCACGGGTAACCAATTTTCACCAATATTTTCTTGATCCAGATTTATgtgcaaattttatattttgtccATTTTGTAATGCATTTCAGCATTCTTTGGACATATTCgtaaattaaacttagatttttattattatcaaaacattaagattcaacaaattgaaaaagcatttatgtttaaaagttttaattaaaacttttaaaaaatatttaaatgggTCAACCTATTTAAGGCTATATCTAACCCTATATAGAAGGTCGGGTCTTGGGCTTTCAAAAATCTATGGGTTGGCTCAACCTGAAGGTTCATTATTGTGTGGGTCTATGACGTGTCTGCTTCTATATTTAAAGCACTTGTCAATAtatgcaaatttaaaaaaaaaaagggagaatgATTCAAAAATCTATGGGTTGGCTCAACCTGAAGGTTCATTATTGTGTGGGTCTATGACGTGTCTGCTTCTATATTTAAAGCACTTGTCAATAtatgcaaatttaaaaaaaaaaagggagaatgACTATTTCTTACCTAAATTATGCCAAAATGGTAAGTTGTCAAATTTAGAGTGCATTTagttagaaaataattttattatcaaaaaataaaatattacccaagaTAGATTACCTAAAAGATTTGTGGGTGtgtttgtttaaatataataaaatattaccaaaagttgttttatttaaatatctttgagtgtaattagtttaaaatatttatcatattacttattacatatatattaaaatataagatatttttgtcttaaaatattaataagttgaaatagaaatataaataatcataattaccttaataattttataataattaagggGAAGCTAAAATGATTTAACGGAGAGTTTGTGCTGGTGTTGGTGTTGGTATTAACGGGCAAGttctaatgaaaaaaaataaaaaagaaaacaataaaataatataattattaatgaaatttaaaattagattaaaaaattatttgaatgttATTTTGCAATTAAAGTTGACGGAAACAGATTGAATGGACGGTGGAAAAAAGCTGTTTTTTTGACTTGAAGATGTAAACCTATCGTTCTAGTATGGTTCAATTGGAAAAAGGCGTTCTCCCGTGGAAGATTGAAGTCAAACGTCAAGGCGCACATGGTTGTGgacaattcaaaatttatatagatTTGTTCAATGTGATTGATTTTGCTCTAATAAggtagtttgattcaaataggTTCTTCtttaccaaaaacaaaatttgtagGATAATTTACTGGCACATGacataaatattgaaaaaattgaaatttttatctttatttgtgTCAACGTATATATTTATACCATATTTTTTAcactctaaacatttttaccatttAATATGATAAGATGTTTAAATTACTCTTATCTTCAATCATgagaaatcaaaacaaaatttatagtaTTACTTTCTTTTAATGTACTATAGAGAGAGAAGATGTATAGATATTTAATACCagaatttaaaataagatttataaatatgtattagataaaatcaagtgaatttaaaattattgagtttaaattttttcgaTCGAatacaaaaattgtaaactcaGGAAACTGATTTTAGTTGAGAAGGTTATTTGGGAAGAGGGGTTAGCGGCACAAATTTGGAGATTAGCTTGAAATTTGCTTCAAGGGGTTGAAGGGTTGGCGCCAACCCCACACCCCCCACTCCCCCTCTTTTAAATATAGCCAACCCCTTTACTGAATGTAGGGGGTTGGCGCCAACCcctttgtatacaaaaaatcaAGGGGTTGGAGGGGTTGGCGTATCTCCAacccctttattttttatttaaataaaatttttattttggttttatttaatttttatataaataaataaatatatttatatttattttggctttatttaattttagtttgggTATTGGTGAAGTCAAGCTCTAGGTGGCCAACCTGGATTGGCGTTGCCAACTCGTTCTTCgtctgaaaaattttcagatgccatcaatataacattaaataacattataataactttaaacaatgaaaacaacataaaataataatattaaacaatctaatataaaattacaataaaattaaatttcacatgaatcaatcatacattatttgatttttaattatttataaagaaaacacataacatataagCTTCATAATGACTTTCTCAttggttttattgttcaatcacatgtgtTCTCTATTGAAGAAGTATTTTTTCCATGCTGCAGAGATTTATTCCTCATTAGAAGGctgaagaaaaagattttttctttctacatgTAAGAGTTACATCAacagaaatattttagaaaaatgaaagactattatggtatttttatttaagcttTGAAATAggtgttatatatgtatacatggttaaaaaaaaaaaaaaaagtaaaaatttcaatttccctaaataTTGTGTATGTATGATGTGGGTGAAAGAAGAGGTAAATCAAGTAGAACATGTATGGGATGCACCGGCATCATTTGCTCCAATTTGGTCAAAAGTCCAATCAGATCCCAAAAAATCCAAGCTATAACACGTGCTGGACTGAATTTGACCATATTCATCATCAATACCTGCCGGAAGCAATTACTGGACTCAACTATATTAGTTCTCATATTAACCTGTGATGGCGTGTCATATTTGGTCGGTGCTGCAATATCTGTCATTCGCCTCCGCTTTTGACCATCAATGAAGCCTGGCACtgttatatcttaaaatatttgttaaatttatatatctGCGTGCTTGCTTTGGAAATTTTAACCCTTGTGCATTGTCCTACTCCATTTAAGTCTTACAACAaaaatgtttcaatcttttcgGTAAGTTTCTGGgaaatgtttcaatcttttcaGTAAGTTTCTGGGATTATGCTCAGTACAGTTATAACAAGAAAAGCTAAGAAGAATAATAACAACCCCAACAAGCCACCGAAactaataataatcttttagtttaaaaaatgttttattattaaaatattaatattattttgaagatagattattttaagaaatattatatataaattattattattattattattattattattatatttgataaaattagataaaaatatttaggtataaataattattatgttaatgaaagataataaaataatttagtatattattttacttaaatatcagtagatttaattattttaaaatattttttatgttatttattatattaattaaaaataagatcagttttatccttaaaaaaattaataaataaggataaaattagtttaccttaataattttttaatacttaaggtgaaaaTGATGATCAGATTATCTCTTACATTACATGTCAtattactattgataataaaatattactaaaatattatattacctataaatcaaacaaaataatataaataataaaagatagataatTAGAATAATCTTTATAACCCCCGACCAAACTCcccataaataataaaacattttctttctaCTACATATGGCTAGTTTCTTTTCATAAACAATACAATTTTGtgttaatttcattttgttccCTTTTCCTTAGTCAGAAAGGGCAAGACATACATATATTAGTAGATTTTTGGTAATTAGTAgtctgttttatttttgttcttttagcACAAATTAGATCTCTGATTAGTGGAATCaagaattatatgataaaaaaatccaatgtttttaaaactagatagAACCAGCCGGTTTGATTGGTTAAAccataaactaatttataatcTAGCCCAATTTCATAATCCAATTtagtctatatataaatattaacttgaTTGAAATTTGGCTAAACTTTGTAAACTCATTGAATTggacaaattattttaaactaaccatttataattggtttttgctttatttatgtaataaagtatcaattatttaattaagatatttaaaattatgttttatatttcaagaagtaataaatatttgataatattcaaataattatataataatttgataataaattgagaTAGTTGGTTGTCTGATTGAACTACAAACCAGTGAAATAAGCAGTTTGATTACCAattcagtttttaaaaaattaatataatcaaaatgcgcatacaatttttttttttttttagggtttacatATTATAGCGAGAACATATGCATGGACTGATGTATATTAAATGAATTCCAATTAATACAAATGAAAGGGCACGGGAAATGAACCCACAAATTAAGAATGAACCTTCACACTAACATAATTAACAGATCACATTAAGTTTTAAGTGTTTTGTTACAAGGAAGTTTGCAAATGATAAAAAAAGCCTAAAAATTAAGCATGTTCGACCTGACAGAGATTTGCCTGCATCACCATTTACATAGataaatgaagagaaagaaaacggACAAGAAAATCCGAAATCTGtcggggaaaaaaaaaaacaccatgCTACCGGTACCTAAATACAGCAACTGGATGATTGAACGTGGTCAACCGGTCAACCACGCAAAAAACACAGTAAAAACCCTAGTGTAAAATTTAACCTAGCAGCTCAACAAAACCATGGGAACCACGGTTGCAGGCCTTTCGATTCTCTCCCAAGGTTGGGGAAAAACAAAccgtatattaaaaataaaaaagaaacctaGATTAACCCacatcaaaagtttaatttttgaatattatcaaaGAGATTTGaacttttaccctttttattAAGTGAATCTTCTTTACTTTATTGTTCAAACTACTCCTTGTGCAATCAAcctaaattttattctaaagcATTGAAGAGCATAAAATAGAACATGGATTTTTACTTCACATCATGGATTGCAGCACAGCCAGTCGTAGTTTTTTCACAAGCTCCTTAACTGTAATGTCAAATTCATTGTCCATCTGCAGTACAACAGCATGCCTACATGATCAATACAAACGAAAAACTCGACATTTACTGAAAATTTATGTGAGATATGGGAATTACCTGTGCTACAATTGTTACATCAAGACTGGAGTTTCCGAATGAAAACACATTATTATTGAGAACCCTTAGATGAAGCTTTTCAACTTCGCCGAGTATTTTCGCTAAGCATCCCTTGTTCTGCTCGCAGTGGATTCTTAAAAGTACATCCCTATCGGAAACTCTAGCTTCGATTTCAGGAAGGTACTGAGTATCCGGATTCTCATTGGACGAAGACGTTTCATCATCAGAATAGATTTGACATTTCTTCACGATAATCGTTGATTCCATTGTTTTCTTTGCTGCCTGGTCTTCAAGAGTCTTAACACGTTCTTGAAGTTGTTTCATGTACAAGATAGCATCAGCAAGGACGGTTGCCTTGTCTGTCTGTCAACAAAATTTAGATCATCAGGCAAAGATATGTATATCTGAAATgaatatatctaaattaatacgggaaattaagtttaatttgaggAAATTGCATTACGCAGAAAGAATTGTAAGATTTATTGTACAAGAACTGaatataaaatcatgaaatccTAATTGTACTGGATCTACACGAAGgatgtaaaattttctaacaagaACTTGAAGTTTTACCTTCTTAAGCCCAGGCACAAGAGCTGAGAGAGCTATGAACCTCTGGTTGAGTTTCTCTCGTCGCTTTCGTTCTGCTATTACATGATCTTGAGGCTGACGGCAACCGTGCGAAATCACAGATGACAATTTGCTGTTTCTAGGAGACCCAGCTGCCTCGTTCTTAGGATTCATGTAATATCTTAAACCATAAGCTTGCTGGTTAATGGCTGAAGACGATGAGACTGAGTTGTCGAAAGAAATAATTtgtgaggaagaagaaggagaatGCCTGCAAGCGGTGAGTTCAGTAGTGCAAGAGTTCCAGCTATTGGTCCTCAACTGTTTTGCCGGCCTCTCGACACCGCTTTGAGAAGCTTCAATGTAAGAACCGCCGCTGTTTTGAGTAATTTCTGGGTAATAACTATCAgaataaaaagattgaaaatcGAGCCCCTCCAATGTGTATTCAAGAGGGTTCATTTGGTATTGATTGAAGAAGGCGGAATCATCCAATTCCTACGAATCAAGCAACCATTAGAAGCTTAATCACTCAACAAAGAACTAAACTTctgtattattttttgtaatcaGTCAAGAGAACACTAGGTATCCAACAGTCTTACCATTTCAGATATCCCTTTAGCCGAAGAGATTTCCATCAAGTAATCGCCTCTGATTGAAGAGGACGatgtgaattttaaaaaacctgAATGATCAGAGAAACACACCAAAATGTTAGAATTAAAAAGAGTAAAGATCCATGAGAATATTTATATCTTCAGAAGGTTGATCAACATAAGAATGTCAGCATCCTAGAAATCAAAGGAGGAAAACTTCAAATTCTTGATGTGGGAAGAAAAACTATAACTCAGTGAAAATACACAAATCTTCTAAAGAGTTTAACTGTTTTAAGCTTTCTGACCTCCTATGAAAGCCTGAAGAAAATTTCTGTTCGTGGATAACAAGGAGACGACTTTCGTTCCGCGCATGATACTGGTTACCATTGTGTTCACACGtgtaaaatgttatattaaattatttttcagtgATGTTGGTTTGaatgctttatttttttgaagaaagGCACCGCTCTGTCATTTTGTCATTATCTTACTTCTTCAACACACCATCTTGAGgtctatatattaaattatacactTTATGTATAAACATATTGTATGGTCAAAAACAATTCGTAAATAACGGGTTACAAAATCGTAGGCTGATTTCATTCTTTCAATGAAGTGGAAGAACTTTGTGTTAAATGGTGTGATCACGATAGACTTTTAGGCCAAGCACAATCGCCATTATCTAATTCTCGTTCAGTAGTTCACATCATGTGCAGTGTGAAGCAAAACAATTTACTCACACAGCTCAACTAAATTACTTATCTTTTATTGTTGaacaaaaaatacaacaaatatttatgcaaaataacACACTTTTATAGACCATAAGCCGCgtaaattaatcatcaaaatcaacttGGACTCTTAATCTAgcattacaaaaattaatcattaacaGAACAGAAAATATCAAAGTTATCTATGAGTTAAATTCATCTGAAGTTGTTGACTACCCCTTTAGCATCCGTAATTGACTCTCATCTTCTCAAACTCTTGTCAGTAGACGTAGCTTCAGGATCTagcaagtttttcatttgtTGGACCCCAAAggtaagtaaaattattaaagtgtTAAAAGTTCTAAAGGAAAATATTTGGGTTTGATTGTTCTCATGTTcgtaaaattttgttttattaatacaatAGTTATAAGTCTGATCATTGTAtctcaaatttgtttatttaacaaatataaccAGAGTCccaattatgaaaaaaaagaacaaaacaaaagtttttTATCTGTTGAAGAGGAAACACACACGCAGAAAACTATGTATACTATGATTAGTAATGAAtacaaaatgattcaatttggTGTACTTTGGTTTTGTTTAGCATGATGATTATTGATTATACAGCAGATCCCATATCTAGATCcaacaattttaaaacattattctGGCTGTCTATTATATTCATCCAAACAGATAAAAGAGATTGTATAAGAAACATGATAAACGTGAGAACCACTCAGGCAGCTGCAGCTGCATAGCCCTGGATCTTCACATGCCAAATTGAGAAGCTCGCTATTCTAAAAGGGGCATTAGCTTTCAGCTTTTGTTGTTCAGGGGCCCGACGTGGCGTTTTCAGAAAGTCAAAGAAATATGCTTCTGCACGCATATGAATTGAGCaatcattaatattaatcaCAACATGCCACATaagcaaaatattaaaaaaatgcatgaaAATACTGAacaatttttaatctaaatgacAAATATAGATCATCCATTCCAGAAGTTTTTTTAGATTATGATCCAATGACAAAATGGTCTAAAACCGTTGCATTAATGTTGCAATAtaaatttcatgttattttaaattgatatgagatctaattagagataaatcttgcatttaattgattttctttcatttaaagGGAATACTAATTGGATAGCCCTTTCCCCTTTAATTTATCCTAAGTAGGAAAGTGTTGACTGTTCCAGCTTTCACGCTCATcacaaaaatgattatttatataatagaaatagatatacaaataatatattattataaaattatataattttaattaaaaataaaataaaatttaatcatataatgatatttcatttatatacctaaattatgtactaaaaatatatatacataatattatttatattttccaacGATAGGTCTATctcaatatcattttatttcacttttaaaacaatattttctcacccacattttaatataaaaacattattttttcagtttaatttataaaaaataaatttaaaaattaacacttaaACCTTTATATATAATGGAATTAATTTCTATTATCAATTTAGAAATTAAACACTTAGGCACACATCTTcgattgaaaaattaaaatcctgACTTGTCCTACTAAAGATGATTGAAATAGCCCTAGGTGTTATCTAAGTTGAGTATACTGTATGAGACAGTGCGATTGAGACTAAGTCGCATCACCCTCGGTGTGACTCTAACCAAATTACACTATCCTTAGGATGATCAAGTTAGGCATGCGCCGAGCTACTTTAGTGACGGCCAACGATACTagtaaattttctaataatttgatttttcgaataattattaatcttaaaattaatataacacaaaaggtaaaaaaatgcatgtaataaaattttggaggtCAAATTGTTATGCAGCTTTTGTTTGCACAACAAAGTCaataaagggtatttttatcttttcaaaataGCTAAATGACTaagtcccacccaaggtttaatcaATGACTTATTCtttctttaagtttgaaaaagtcaatttctcACTTGTCTATTAAAGTTAATCATTAGTTTTAATGGTCAaaaaatatttgtcattttgttcaaatatcataatatgGAGTGTAAGTTAGAGTGTAAGGGCATTTTTCAAAGCTTATTAGGGGCAAATGGACATTCACCCTATCTAGTAGATTTTACATATTCAtctcatataatttaaaaatattttgcagtcctaatagttttaatatgacatatacacccctaatttgttatattctatttatttcttagaggtgtaattataatttttgaaattattaagagatatattaaaatttaatattatcacaaacacttgcaaaattttttaaaatttctaaaaaacctctaaaatttttcattactacccctaaaatttaaaaatttataattcacctaaaaatatgattatatgtcaTTGACACACCTATCTATACTTTTAGTagcagttttttatttttaattgaaatcaatataaattaagggtatgaaatttttttttttttgtctttttaatatgttcataaaaaatgacagtttcttaaataaatttaatagatggaCGGAAAATTTACgttttcaaacttaaagtgtgagaatatatcatttcatcaaaccttgggtgacaTATAGTCATTTGTCcttttaaaactatataacaaggttttcaaaaccagACCGGACCGGCCAGCCAAACCGTGAACCGGTATTATAGCCGGTTACTATTTAACATAAAACGGTTATAATGTTAATTTCGGGTTGGACCGCCGACTTGCGTCTGAACCGCGGTCCAACCGGTCAAGATGGTTCTCGGTTCAGAACTGTGTATTAAAGCAAcagttttatttctttcctcTTGTACCCTGTTCCTTGCATTGCATGCA from Mangifera indica cultivar Alphonso chromosome 16, CATAS_Mindica_2.1, whole genome shotgun sequence includes the following:
- the LOC123199607 gene encoding transcription factor NAI1-like, whose translation is MVTSIMRGTKVVSLLSTNRNFLQAFIGGFLKFTSSSSIRGDYLMEISSAKGISEMELDDSAFFNQYQMNPLEYTLEGLDFQSFYSDSYYPEITQNSGGSYIEASQSGVERPAKQLRTNSWNSCTTELTACRHSPSSSSQIISFDNSVSSSSAINQQAYGLRYYMNPKNEAAGSPRNSKLSSVISHGCRQPQDHVIAERKRREKLNQRFIALSALVPGLKKTDKATVLADAILYMKQLQERVKTLEDQAAKKTMESTIIVKKCQIYSDDETSSSNENPDTQYLPEIEARVSDRDVLLRIHCEQNKGCLAKILGEVEKLHLRVLNNNVFSFGNSSLDVTIVAQMDNEFDITVKELVKKLRLAVLQSMM